Proteins from one Polynucleobacter wuianus genomic window:
- a CDS encoding NAD(P)H-dependent oxidoreductase translates to MSLLDKLQWRYATKKMDSSKSVPQEKVEKILEAIRLTASSSGLQPYELIVITNKDLREKIKGVANNQSQVTDCSHLVVFAAWDNYTAERINAAFDMTETERNFKNDAGVAYRQMLLKNYPARGPEVNFIHTAKQAYIGLGTALIAAAEEGVDSTPMEGFDPKALDEILNLKEKGLRSVVMLPLGYRKEDEDWLVKLKKVRRPKESFISWMN, encoded by the coding sequence ATGAGTCTTTTAGATAAATTACAGTGGCGCTATGCCACCAAGAAAATGGATTCCAGCAAATCTGTACCGCAAGAAAAAGTAGAGAAAATTTTAGAGGCTATAAGACTCACTGCCAGCTCTAGCGGATTACAGCCTTATGAACTTATTGTCATCACGAACAAAGACCTCCGTGAAAAAATCAAAGGGGTTGCTAACAACCAATCACAAGTTACTGATTGCTCTCATTTGGTGGTTTTTGCTGCTTGGGATAATTACACGGCTGAGCGCATTAATGCGGCATTTGATATGACTGAGACTGAGCGTAATTTTAAGAACGATGCTGGCGTTGCGTATCGCCAAATGCTCCTCAAGAATTACCCTGCCAGAGGTCCCGAGGTGAATTTCATACACACGGCTAAGCAAGCCTATATCGGTCTAGGTACCGCCCTGATTGCAGCTGCTGAAGAAGGTGTTGATTCCACGCCAATGGAGGGCTTCGATCCCAAGGCGCTTGATGAAATTCTAAATCTTAAGGAAAAGGGTCTGCGTAGCGTAGTAATGCTTCCTTTGGGCTACCGAAAAGAAGATGAAGACTGGCTTGTTAAGCTCAAGAAAGTCAGACGTCCTAAAGAAAGCTTTATTAGCTGGATGAACTAA
- a CDS encoding LysR family transcriptional regulator — protein sequence MNPQMNPARVDFVTLKLFCAIAQSGSITKGANECSLALSAASRRISEFEETVGLMLLDRSAKGVTLTQAGHAVMQHALRLFQGFEQFSNELGEYAKGIKGHVRLWANMSSLTEFLPSALASFLKQHPEIQVEVEEQLSGDIVKALLDGIADIGVLADGTPTAGLDTKIIGHDELVIVCSKDHSIKSKKSISFEECLDYDFVGLNRGSSLLELTSRQAEKFSKQMRLRIQVRSYDAMCQMIAVNLGIGVLPFQACAPQIKAMGLKVIHLEDAWAKRNLLLAMKAHGYQSPASSLLSQHLLSQLR from the coding sequence TTCGTCACTCTTAAACTCTTTTGCGCGATTGCTCAATCGGGCAGTATTACCAAGGGCGCCAATGAATGCAGTCTTGCCCTATCTGCAGCTAGTAGAAGAATTTCTGAATTTGAAGAAACCGTTGGCCTGATGCTATTAGATAGATCAGCCAAAGGTGTGACTCTGACCCAAGCCGGCCATGCAGTTATGCAACATGCACTCAGACTCTTTCAAGGCTTCGAACAATTTAGCAACGAGCTAGGTGAATATGCCAAGGGCATTAAAGGACATGTACGCTTATGGGCAAATATGTCTTCGTTAACCGAGTTTCTACCATCTGCTTTAGCAAGCTTCTTAAAACAACATCCTGAAATCCAAGTCGAAGTTGAGGAGCAACTTAGCGGGGACATTGTTAAGGCACTACTCGATGGTATTGCAGATATTGGCGTGCTGGCAGATGGCACACCCACTGCAGGGCTCGATACCAAAATCATTGGGCATGATGAGCTCGTAATTGTCTGCAGTAAAGATCACTCGATTAAAAGCAAAAAGAGTATCTCTTTTGAAGAATGTCTTGACTATGACTTTGTTGGCCTTAACCGTGGAAGCTCACTGCTAGAGCTCACTTCTCGACAAGCGGAAAAATTCAGCAAGCAAATGCGGCTACGTATTCAGGTGAGAAGCTATGATGCAATGTGTCAAATGATTGCTGTCAATTTAGGGATTGGCGTGTTGCCGTTTCAGGCATGTGCGCCCCAAATCAAAGCCATGGGGCTCAAGGTGATCCATCTAGAGGATGCATGGGCCAAGCGCAATCTTCTACTGGCTATGAAGGCTCATGGATACCAATCCCCAGCCTCCTCGCTGCTAAGTCAGCACCTACTCTCTCAATTGCGCTAA